A portion of the Symphalangus syndactylus isolate Jambi chromosome 13, NHGRI_mSymSyn1-v2.1_pri, whole genome shotgun sequence genome contains these proteins:
- the ZGLP1 gene encoding GATA-type zinc finger protein 1, translating into MEAEPAPDSLMPAKLLAPPCLDLEPLGGSPSQEKPRTPGCCRISERSLWPACQDSVTALCFLQETVERLGQSPAQDTPVLGPCWDPMALGSQGRLLLDRDSKDTQTRISQKGRRLQSPGTPSVPPPQRRPRKQLNPCRGTEKVDPGFEGVTLKFQIKPDSSLQIIPTYSLPCSSRSQESPADAVGGPAAHPGGTEAHSAGSEALEPRRCASCRTQRTPLWRDAEDGTPLCNACGIRYKKYGTRCSSCWLVPRKNVQPKRLCGRCGVSLDPIQEG; encoded by the exons ATGGAGGCCGAGCCAGCCCCGGACTCCTTAATGCCAGCAAAGCTGCTGGCGCCGCCCTGTCTGGACCTGGAGCCACTGGGAGGATCCCCCTCCCAGGAGAAGCCGAGGACCCCAGGATGCTGCAGAATCAGTGAGAG GTCCCTCTGGCCTGCATGCCAGGACTCGGTCACCGCCCTGTGCTTCCTCCAAGAGACAGTGGAGAGGCTGGGTCAGTCCCCTGCCCAGGACACCCCGGTCCTGGGGCCTTGCTGGGACCCGATGGCTCTGGGGTCTCAGGGCCGCCTGCTGCTGGACAGGGATTCCAAGGACACACAGACCAGGATCAGCCAAAAGGGCCGCCGCCTGCAGTCCCCGGGGACTCCCTCGGTCCCACCACCCCAGAGAAGGCCCCGGAAGCAGCTGAACCCCTGCCGGGGCACTGAGAAAGTGGACCCCGGGTTCGAGGGGGTGACTCTGAAGTTTCAGATAAAGCCGGACTCCAGCCTGCAGATCATCCCCACGTACAG CCTGCCCTGCAGTAGCCGCTCTCAGGAATCCCCTGCAGATGCTGTTGGGGGCCCTGCAGCCCACCCAGGAGGCACCGAGGCCCACTCAGCAGGCAGCGAGGCCCTGG AGCCCCGGCGCTGTGCTTCCTGTCGGACCCAGAGAACCCCGCTCTGGAGAGACGCTGAAGATGGGACCCCTCTCTGCAACGCCTGTGGGATCAG GTACAAGAAATATGGCACTCGCTGCTCCAGCTGCTGGCTGGTGCCCAGGAAAAATGTCCAGCCCAAGAGGCTATGTGGCAGATGTGGAGTGTCCCTGGACCCCATTCAGGAAGGTTAA
- the FDX2 gene encoding ferredoxin-2, mitochondrial: MHVMAASMAWGGVSARVLLQAARGTWWNRPGGTSGSGEGVAPGTTRKFQATGSRPAGEEDARGPERPGDVVNVVFVDRSGQRIPVSGRVGDNVLHLAQRHGVDLEGACEASLACSTCHVYVSEDHLDLLPPPEEREDDMLDMAPLLQENSRLGCQIVLTPELEGAEFTLPKITRNFYVDGYVPKPH, from the exons ATGCATGTCATGGCCGCCTCCATGGCCTGGGGAGGCGTGAGTGCCAGGGTTCTGCTGCAGGCTGCCAGGGGCACCTGGTGGAACAGACCTGGGGGCACTtcggggtcgggggagggggtggCGCCGGGGACAACCAGAAAGTTTCAAGCGACAG GCTCGCGCCCGGCGGGAGAGGAGGACGCCCGCGGCCCGGAGCGGCCCGGGGACGT GGTGAACGTGGTGTTCGTAGACCGCTCAGGCCAGCGGATCCCAGTGAGCGGCAGAGTCGGGGACAATGTTCTCCACCTGGCCCAGCGCCACGGGGTGGACCTGGAAG GGGCCTGTGAAGCCTCCCTGGCCTGCTCCACCTGCCATGTGTACGTGAGTGAAGACCACCTGGATCTCCTGCCTCCTCCCGAGGAGAG GGAAGACGACATGCTAGACATGGCCCCCCTCCTCCAGGAGAACTCGCGGCTGGGCTGCCAGATTGTGCTGACGCCAGAGCTGGAAGGAGCGGAATTCACCCTGCCCAAGATCACCAGGAACTTCTACGTGGATGGCTACGTCCCCAAGCCCCACTGA